One Choloepus didactylus isolate mChoDid1 chromosome 8, mChoDid1.pri, whole genome shotgun sequence DNA window includes the following coding sequences:
- the LOC119543105 gene encoding tubulin alpha-1A chain, which translates to MRECISIHVGQAGVQIGNACWELYCLEHGIQPDGQMPSDKTIGGGDDSFNTFFSETGAGKHVPRAVFVDLEPTVIDEVRTGTYRQLFHPEQLITGKEDAANNYARGHYTIGKEIIDLVLDRIRKLADQCTGLQGFLVFHSFGGGTGSGFTSLLMERLSVDYGKKSKLEFSIYPAPQVSTAVVEPYNSILTTHTTLEHSDCAFMVDNEAIYDICRRNLDIERPTYTNLNRLIGQIVSSITASLRFDGALNVDLTEFQTNLVPYPRIHFPLATYAPVISAEKAYHEQLSVAEITNACFEPANQMVKCDPRHGKYMACCLLYRGDVVPKDVNAAIATIKTKRTIQFVDWCPTGFKVGINYQPPTVVPGGDLAKVQRAVCMLSNTTAIAEAWARLDHKFDLMYAKRAFVHWYVGEGMEEGEFSEAREDMAALEKDYEEVGVDSVEGEGEEEGEEY; encoded by the exons ATG CGTGAGTGTATCTCCATCCACGTCGGCCAGGCTGGTGTCCAGATTGGCAATGCCTGCTGGGAACTCTACTGCCTGGAACACGGCATCCAGCCCGATGGCCAGATGCCAAGTGACAAGACCATCGGGGGAGGAGATGACTCCTTCAACACCTTCTTCAGTGAGACCGGTGCCGGCAAGCACGTGCCCAGGGCAGTGTTTGTAGATCTGGAACCCACAGTCATTG atgaaGTTCGCACTGGCACCTACCGCCAGCTCTTCCACCCTGAGCAACTCATCACAGGCAAGGAAGATGCTGCCAATAACTATGCCCGCGGGCACTACACCATTGGCAAGGAGATCATTGACCTGGTTTTGGACAGAATTCGCAAACTG GCTGACCAGTGCACAGGTCTTCAGGGCTTCTTGGTTTTCCACAGCTTTGGTGGGGGAACCGgttctgggttcacctccctgctGATGGAACGTCTTTCTGTTGATTATGGCAAGAAGTCCAAGCTGGAGTTCTCCATTTACCCAGCCCCCCAGGTTTCCACAGCTGTGGTCGAGCCCTACAACTCCATCCTCACCACCCACACCACCCTGGAGCACTCAGATTGTGCCTTTATGGTAGACAATGAGGCCATCTATGACATCTGTCGTAGGAACCTCGATATTGAGCGCCCAACCTACACCAATCTGAATAGGTTGATAGGTCAGATTGTGTCCTCCATCACTGCTTCCCTCAGGTTTGATGGTGCCCTGAATGTTGATCTGACAGAATTCCAGACCAACCTGGTGCCCTACCCCCGCATCCACTTTCCTCTGGCCACATATGCCCCTGTCATCTCTGCTGAGAAAGCCTACCATGAACAGCTTTCTGTAGCAGAGATCACCAATGCTTGCTTTGAGCCAGCCAACCAGATGGTCAAATGTGACCCTCGCCACGGTAAATACATGGCTTGCTGCCTATTGTACCGTGGCGACGTGGTTCCCAAAGATGTCAATGCTGCCATTGCCACCATCAAGACCAAGCGCACCATCCAGTTTGTGGATTGGTGCCCCACTGGCTTTAAGGTTGGCATTAATTACCAACCTCCTACTGTGGTGCCTGGTGGAGACCTAGCCAAGGTCCAGCGAGCTGTGTGCATGCTGAGCAACACCACAGCCATTGCTGAGGCCTGGGCTCGCCTGGACCACAAGTTTGACCTGATGTACGCCAAGCGTGCCTTTGTTCACTGGTACGTGGGTGaggggatggaggaaggagagTTCTCTGAGGCCCGTGAGGACATGGCTGCCCTTGAGAAGGATTATGAGGAGGTTGGTGTGGATTCTGTTGAAGGAGAGggtgaagaagaaggagaagaatacTAA